A window of the Lactobacillus gasseri ATCC 33323 = JCM 1131 genome harbors these coding sequences:
- the rpsS gene encoding 30S ribosomal protein S19, translated as MSRSIKKGPFADASLLKKIEAQEGSEKKQVIKTWSRRSTIFPSFVGFTIAVYDGRKHVPVYITEDMVGHKLGEFVPTRTFRGHKVADKATTTVGK; from the coding sequence ATGAGCCGTAGTATTAAAAAAGGTCCTTTTGCTGATGCAAGCCTTTTAAAGAAGATCGAAGCCCAAGAAGGTTCCGAAAAGAAGCAAGTAATTAAAACATGGTCTCGTCGTTCAACTATTTTCCCTTCCTTTGTTGGTTTCACAATAGCTGTTTACGATGGAAGAAAACATGTGCCAGTATACATTACTGAAGATATGGTTGGTCATAAGTTAGGTGAATTTGTACCTACTAGAACTTTCCGCGGTCACAAGGTCGCTGATAAGGCCACTACTACAGTAGGTAAATAA